A segment of the Pongo abelii isolate AG06213 chromosome 16, NHGRI_mPonAbe1-v2.0_pri, whole genome shotgun sequence genome:
tgactttttttttttttaattccataacttctttttcataacttttttttggtaacttttcagaaagcttttttctacttttttgccacatttttacaatttttatctgATAACTTTTTCACCCCATAACTTTTAAATCCcataccttttttattttgtgttcttttaataaacacttgcatagttATACTACAATTTCGTGAAAATGAAACAGATTATCTCATGCCAAGCATGCCCAGTATTTGCACAGTATCAATACCTTTAATACTATAGTTTTCaagacacacaaaataaaattttaaggcaaaaacagCACTTTGcaacaatttaataatttattacattacagTAGCATCATGCCAGCAGTCAATAATGCCACTTTAGGCAAAAGTTTTCAGTAtttccgttacacattctgtTAACAAGAGCTCATACATTGGTAAAATTCCTTCTAAGAAAACTTGGCAAATAAAGCTTTGGACTGGAATTGgcatttctttctctacttttccttcccaccatttctttcttttaaactacagtattcatattttaaaatattttaacttatttcatAACATAAAGATagcagttacatttttaaatatttatattattttaaaatgactctttAAGATACAGTTTTAAACCCACGGGCTAGAAATCATACCACTGTTAATTAGCCACATTATTTggtctaatattttttctttatcattctgaaactggGTTTATCTAATATATTGATAAATTCATACAATTTGGAAGAGTCAGTTGAAGTCACAAGGACCCAATATGTGCCCTCTTTCATTGAATGCCAGCAAATCTGTTATTCCATTGGCAAAATCATATTGCTGCTCTCCTGTTCATCTCATATTTATAAAAGGATCATGAGGATGCCAAGTGCTAAAAATGGAGATGGTCTAGTGAGTAGAAAATCCCCACCCCAGGGAGCACACATACATCTCTCCCTACAACCTAATAATGTGATGTGTTTTGGAACACAGACATTAGAACTTCATGAAGTTTTAACTGTTGATTCTTTCCCAAGCATCATCAAGTTATGATTTAGGCAATGTATGACTGAAATGCGTTCATTCATCACTCATAGGCACAATCACATAAATATTGCACAAAATATGTCCCTGACTGAAAGTGAGAGgtacaaaaacatatttcactcttcataaagaagtttgtgaggaacTACAACTCTGCGATTGTATAAACACGTTTCCTGATAATACACTGACATTCACAAATGGTAGATTGCACCACAGTGTGTAAACATTTTAAGTTGCATAAACTTCTCCTTGATTTTCAAAGATAACATAACACTGTCTActaaaattcctttttgtttcaactaAGTACTCTCACATTTATTAGTTTATAATAATGTTTGTTATTAAAGTGTTTTCCACtcaaggaaaagaagtaaattccTATGTCAGAGTAACCAACGTGGTTGAAGAATAGGTATTAGCCAGAGACGTCTAGATGGTAACATCAATCTTCAAGCCTCAAAGAAGCTCCATGAACAGAGAGGAATGCCAGGTGTCACACAGCTTTCCTTCACTCTAATTCATTCTTGACCAGAGCCTGTATGCCTGTTCCAGGGACATTTAAACTCTTAAAGGATTTCTTATGATCTTTACTAAATACATTAAGAAGAATGCCAACCAGCGCCCTTTTGTGAACTGGGACAGGAAGTCATGTGATTAAAACAGGTAACATGAActctgactttaaaatgtattatagatACAAATGCTCTAAGCTAGGAAAGGTTTTCCACATCCACAGCCAATGATGGGAGCCTTTCATTCCTCAGAAATAAGCCCTTGTTAGGTCATTGGAAAAGAGTACAACTGCTGCAGCTCACGATGCAATATCTTCACGAGCCCAGAGCATATACAAATCCTAAGGGAACTGCCACAGTACAGTGCTCATTCTTGGCACCAGAACAAATGAAACACACTTTATCCTGCACATACCTGCCAGAGCAGGCCACCTTCCTCTTCTGTGAGATTTAAAAAGCTCCCCCAAAAGGTTATTACTCCCATCACCAATacacagaaaatgaaggaaaggctGTTTGCAGTTCTCAGCCTTTAAACAGCTCTAAATGTCAGTACTCATAGTGGCATATTACAAAGTAATAAACAGTGCACACTTGAGGGCAAAGCACATATTGAGCTCTTGAAGAGCTCACTGTGATTAAGATGAGATCAAACACAATAGCAGAACATAAGCAAATTTTATCTGAATTCTATAATGAATATGCACActgcaataacattaaaaaagcaTGGGAGCCTATTTCAAACCAGCGAGAAGAGTTTTGTGCAACGACTGGGTCTTTGTGTGTTTGAACTCCCACCATGTAAGGGCAAACTCAATATGCATGCTAATGCCCtacaattatgaaattaaaaaagaaaaatgctaaaggaTGCCAGAGTGAACATCAGTGAGAGCCACAGAGACCCACTCTCCTTTAATTTTCTACAAATaaacttaaactataaattagaaacacaaataatcaTGAGTGGCTGTAACATTCAAATGAAGTACATGAATTGTGTAGGAGATTAACCCCGtaactttgtttcatttttaacaatGTCTTGAGCAGCTCTTTGATGATGGTGGTATTTATCTCCTTCCTCTGGGCAGCCAAGCCCAGCAAAAGCATGGCACACAGGGGTTTCTGCCCAAGCCTGGGTGCTCTTGGTGGTCCTGCATCTCACCAAGGAGCTGCACGATTGGCTGTGCAGTAGGGTTGTCCTGGGAAGAACCCTCCCTGGCTTCTCCTTGTGCAGGCTCCACGCTGTTGGTGAGGCTCACCTCACAAAGATCTTTGGAGAGAGGGAGGCGGGGATCTGAGTGGAGTGATAGTCCCCCATGCTCCTGCCTGCTCACCCCACCTGGGGGCTCTACTCACCACCATGCATGTCGGCAGCCCCAAGCTCCTGGGGGGCTGGGGCTCCTGGACCGGGTTCAGCAGCAGGGTTCCGGGCAGCGGCCAGGAATTTGCCGTGCCCCTCGTTATAGTTGGCACAAGCCGCAACACCATCTCCTGCAGCTCCAGCAGCTTCACCTGAAGGGAGGGGTGCTCAGCTGTCAGGCCGCTGCTGGCACTCACCCTCATGCCCACCCCCACCcgcacccccacccctacccccacagGGATGTTGCACACCctaccttcccctcctccttgtCCTGGGCCAGCCTGATGATGTCCTCCTCCAGGTGCTGCGTCTTTGGCACTGCCCCCTGGCTCTGTTAGAAGGCGATGCACTTTCCTGCGGGAGGAAAGGGCTCAGACGCTGGGGCCCCTCTCCCACAGCCCTGCAGCTCCCCCTGCCGTGCCCTGGTCTCCCACTCACTGATGGCATCTCTCTCTCCAGTACTGGATGAATCGaacttccagtttctccacatgttCCCTCAGGTCCGCCTTCTCCTCCAGGAGGTCCATAAGGCCGCTCTGGAGCCAAAATTATGGGGTCACATCTCAGCAGCGACCTGCCTCACCCCTGCCCTTCTTGGCCCATGCTAGGACTCACTCACCTCCAGCTTCTCCATGACTTCCCGCAGGGCCCGGAGGGTCTCCCCACTCACAGACTCGCCCCCAGCCCCCgaggctggggctgctgcctctGGCTCCTTCTGGGCTGAGGTGACCGTCTCCGTCACCTGGCCCAGCTTCTCCTGCAGCTCCTTTACTTGCTGCTCCCACTGCAGGGCGCTCTTGTCCTCGTTCTTCTGGACAGAGAGAAGCAAGTTCTGCAGCTGGAGACCCCAGAACTTGGTGTCTGCCTCCCATGGCACCGGGAAGGGTGGAGGCAGGTTAGAAAAATACTCTCCTCTCTCCCACAGCCACCAGAGCAAAGCTCTGGCTCACGGGTGCCTTTGAAGGTAATATTTCATGTGAGGGCTGCACTGCCCCATTTTGCAGGTGGGGAAACAAAGGCCTGGAGGGCTAGGGAGGAGGGCAGGCTCCCCAGGTGAGGCAACCCACCAGCTCCTTGTAGTCACTCTGTGGCTCGGCCAGCTGCTGAAGCCTCTTCTCCTGTTCCCGAAGCCTCTCCTGCTGCTCCTGAAGCCTCTCCTCCTGCTCGCGAAGCCTCTCCTTTTGCCCACGGTTCAGGAGATTGATGCGCCGATTGTTTTCCACCTGAGCCTGGAGCTCTCCTGCCACTCTCTCCAGCTCCTTCCTCAGGTCTTGCAGCTCCACCTCAGAGGGCACTGCTGGGGGATCCGGGAGCAGTGGTTCAGCTGAGAAAGGAAGCAGACCATAAGGGCCTCTggattctcaaaacaaaaaaacaaaaaacaacaaaacaccctCCTCTTGGCGCACAGCTCCTCTCAGGCCCCCCAAACTTGGCCTCACTGCTAATGATTCCTCGCACCCGGATGGTAGCCAATCTTCCAAACCACTTTCAGATAGAGAGCACTGTGGGTGGCTGACAATGGGCCCTCTTTGCTCAttaggacactgaggctcatggAGATGACAAGACTTGTCTCCTGGCACAgacctctttccctctgcctcaaaGCCCTGCCATCCACCCACCTTCC
Coding sequences within it:
- the LOC129050237 gene encoding golgin subfamily A member 8B-like isoform X8, with the protein product MKMQLEQSIREQILLKRHVTQLKESLKEVQLERDQYALQIKGERAQWQQRMRKMSQEVCTLKEAKKHDTHRVEELERSLSKLKNQMAEPLLPDPPAVPSEVELQDLRKELERVAGELQAQVENNRRINLLNRGQKERLREQEERLQEQQERLREQEKRLQQLAEPQSDYKELKNEDKSALQWEQQVKELQEKLGQVTETVTSAQKEPEAAAPASGAGGESVSGETLRALREVMEKLESGLMDLLEEKADLREHVEKLEVRFIQYWRERCHQKVHRLLTEPGGSAKDAAPGGGHHQAGPGQGGGEGEAAGAAGDGVAACANYNEGHGKFLAAARNPAAEPGPGAPAPQELGAADMHGDLCEVSLTNSVEPAQGEAREGSSQDNPTAQPIVQLLGEMQDHQEHPGLGRNPCVPCFCWAWLPRGRR
- the LOC129050237 gene encoding golgin subfamily A member 8B-like isoform X6 — translated: MAEETRQSKLAAAKKKLKEYWQRNSPGVPAAAKRNRKANGSSPETATSGGCHSSEASPRQEQAAVLDSRSVKISRLNNTIKSLKQQKKQVEHQLEEEKEANSEKQKAQRELEVQIQRLNIENKKLNTDLHRTKRSLRYFEEESRDLAGRLQRSSQRTGELERALCAVAATQKKPDGFSSRSKALMKMQLEQSIREQILLKRHVTQLKESLKEVQLERDQYALQIKGERAQWQQRMRKMSQEVCTLKEAKKHDTHRVEELERSLSKLKNQMAEPLLPDPPAVPSEVELQDLRKELERVAGELQAQVENNRRINLLNRGQKERLREQEERLQEQQERLREQEKRLQQLAEPQSDYKELKNEDKSALQWEQQVKELQEKLGQVTETVTSAQKEPEAAAPASGAGGESVSGETLRALREVMEKLESGLMDLLEEKADLREHVEKLEVRFIQYWRERCHQKVHRLLTEPGGSAKDAAPGGGHHQAGPGQGGGEGEAAGAAGDGVAACANYNEGHGKFLAAARNPAAEPGPGAPAPQELGAADMHGDLCEVSLTNSVEPAQGEAREGSSQDNPTAQPIVQLLGEMQDHQEHPGLGRNPCVPCFCWAWLPRGRR
- the LOC129050237 gene encoding golgin subfamily A member 8B-like isoform X3: MAEETRQSKLAAAKKKLKEYWQRNSPGVPAAAKRNRKANGSSPETATSGGCHSSEASPRQEQAAVLDSRSVKISRLNNTIKSLKQQKKQVEHQLEEEKEANSEKQKAQRELEVQIQRLNIENKKLNTDLHRTKRSLRYFEEESRDLAGRLQRSSQRTGELERALCAVAATQKKPDGFSSRSKALMKMQLEQSIREQILLKRHVTQLKESLKEVQLERDQYALQIKGERAQWQQRMRKMSQEVCTLKEAKKHDTHRVEELERSLSKLKNQMAEPLLPDPPAVPSEVELQDLRKELERVAGELQAQVENNRRINLLNRGQKERLREQEERLQEQQERLREQEKRLQQLAEPQSDYKELKNEDKSALQWEQQVKELQEKLGQVTETVTSAQKEPEAAAPASGAGGESVSGETLRALREVMEKLESGLMDLLEEKADLREHVEKLEVRFIQYWRERCHQKVHRLLTEPGGSAKDAAPGGGHHQAGPGQGGGEGEAAGAAGDGVAACANYNEGHGKFLAAARNPAAEPGPGAPAPQELGAADMHGDPRLPLSKDLCEVSLTNSVEPAQGEAREGSSQDNPTAQPIVQLLGEMQDHQEHPGLGRNPCVPCFCWAWLPRGRR
- the LOC129050237 gene encoding golgin subfamily A member 8B-like isoform X1, whose protein sequence is MAEETRQSKLAAAKKKLKEYWQRNSPGVPAAAKRNRKANGSSPETATSGGCHSSEASPRQEQAAVLDSRSVKISRLNNTIKSLKQQKKQVEHQLEEEKEANSEKQKAQRELEVQIQRLNIENKKLNTDLHRTKRSLRYFEEESRDLAGRLQRSSQRTGELERALCAVAATQKKPDGFSSRSKALMKMQLEQSIREQILLKRHVTQLKESLKEVQLERDQYALQIKGERAQWQQRMRKMSQEVCTLKEAKKHDTHRVEELERSLSKLKNQMAEPLLPDPPAVPSEVELQDLRKELERVAGELQAQVENNRRINLLNRGQKERLREQEERLQEQQERLREQEKRLQQLAEPQSDYKELLQNLLLSVQKNEDKSALQWEQQVKELQEKLGQVTETVTSAQKEPEAAAPASGAGGESVSGETLRALREVMEKLESGLMDLLEEKADLREHVEKLEVRFIQYWRERCHQKVHRLLTEPGGSAKDAAPGGGHHQAGPGQGGGEGEAAGAAGDGVAACANYNEGHGKFLAAARNPAAEPGPGAPAPQELGAADMHGDPRLPLSKDLCEVSLTNSVEPAQGEAREGSSQDNPTAQPIVQLLGEMQDHQEHPGLGRNPCVPCFCWAWLPRGRR
- the LOC129050237 gene encoding golgin subfamily A member 8B-like isoform X5, coding for MAEETRQSKLAAAKKKLKEYWQRNSPGVPAAAKRNRKANGSSPETATSGGCHSSEASPRQEQAAVLDSRSVKISRLNNTIKSLKQQKKQVEHQLEEEKEANSEKQKAQRELEVQIQRLNIENKKLNTDLHRTKRSLRYFEEESRDLAGRLQRSSQRTGELERALCAVAATQKKPDGFSSRSKALMKMQLEQSIREQILLKRHVTQLKESLKEVQLERDQYALQIKGERAQWQQRMRKMSQEVCTLKEAKKHDTHRVEELERSLSKLKNQMAEPLLPDPPAVPSEVELQDLRKELERVAGELQAQVENNRRINLLNRGQKERLREQEERLQEQQERLREQEKRLQQLAEPQSDYKELNEDKSALQWEQQVKELQEKLGQVTETVTSAQKEPEAAAPASGAGGESVSGETLRALREVMEKLESGLMDLLEEKADLREHVEKLEVRFIQYWRERCHQKVHRLLTEPGGSAKDAAPGGGHHQAGPGQGGGEGEAAGAAGDGVAACANYNEGHGKFLAAARNPAAEPGPGAPAPQELGAADMHGDPRLPLSKDLCEVSLTNSVEPAQGEAREGSSQDNPTAQPIVQLLGEMQDHQEHPGLGRNPCVPCFCWAWLPRGRR
- the LOC129050237 gene encoding golgin subfamily A member 8B-like isoform X2, with the translated sequence MAEETRQSKLAAAKKKLKEYWQRNSPGVPAAAKRNRKANGSSPETATSGGCHSSEASPRQEQAAVLDSRSVKISRLNNTIKSLKQQKKQVEHQLEEEKEANSEKQKAQRELEVQIQRLNIENKKLNTDLHRTKRSLRYFEEESRDLAGRLQRSSQRTGELERALCAVAATQKKPDGFSSRSKALMKMQLEQSIREQILLKRHVTQLKESLKEVQLERDQYALQIKGERAQWQQRMRKMSQEVCTLKEAKKHDTHRVEELERSLSKLKNQMAEPLLPDPPAVPSEVELQDLRKELERVAGELQAQVENNRRINLLNRGQKERLREQEERLQEQQERLREQEKRLQQLAEPQSDYKELLQNLLLSVQKNEDKSALQWEQQVKELQEKLGQVTETVTSAQKEPEAAAPASGAGGESVSGETLRALREVMEKLESGLMDLLEEKADLREHVEKLEVRFIQYWRERCHQKVHRLLTEPGGSAKDAAPGGGHHQAGPGQGGGEGEAAGAAGDGVAACANYNEGHGKFLAAARNPAAEPGPGAPAPQELGAADMHGDLCEVSLTNSVEPAQGEAREGSSQDNPTAQPIVQLLGEMQDHQEHPGLGRNPCVPCFCWAWLPRGRR
- the LOC129050237 gene encoding golgin subfamily A member 8B-like isoform X9, whose amino-acid sequence is MKMQLEQSIREQILLKRHVTQLKESLKEVQLERDQYALQIKGERAQWQQRMRKMSQEVCTLKEAKKHDTHRVEELERSLSKLKNQMAEPLLPDPPAVPSEVELQDLRKELERVAGELQAQVENNRRINLLNRGQKERLREQEERLQEQQERLREQEKRLQQLAEPQSDYKELNEDKSALQWEQQVKELQEKLGQVTETVTSAQKEPEAAAPASGAGGESVSGETLRALREVMEKLESGLMDLLEEKADLREHVEKLEVRFIQYWRERCHQKVHRLLTEPGGSAKDAAPGGGHHQAGPGQGGGEGEAAGAAGDGVAACANYNEGHGKFLAAARNPAAEPGPGAPAPQELGAADMHGDPRLPLSKDLCEVSLTNSVEPAQGEAREGSSQDNPTAQPIVQLLGEMQDHQEHPGLGRNPCVPCFCWAWLPRGRR
- the LOC129050237 gene encoding golgin subfamily A member 8B-like isoform X4, which gives rise to MAEETRQSKLAAAKKKLKEYWQRNSPGVPAAAKRNRKANGSSPETATSGGCHSSEASPRQEQAAVLDSRSVKISRLNNTIKSLKQQKKQVEHQLEEEKEANSEKQKAQRELEVQIQRLNIENKKLNTDLHRTKRSLRYFEEESRDLAGRLQRSSQRTGELERALCAVAATQKKPDGFSSRSKALMKMQLEQSIREQILLKRHVTQLKESLKEVQLERDQYALQIKGERAQWQQRMRKMSQEVCTLKEAKKHDTHRVEELERSLSKLKNQMAEPLLPDPPAVPSEVELQDLRKELERVAGELQAQVENNRRINLLNRGQKERLREQEERLQEQQERLREQEKRLQQLAEPQSDYKELLQNLLLSVQKNEDKSALQWEQQVKELQEKLGQVTETVTSAQKEPEAAAPASGAGGESVSGETLRALREVMEKLESGLMDLLEEKADLREHVEKLEVRFIQYWRERCHQKVHRLLTEPGGSAKDAAPGGGHHQAGPGQGGGEGEAAGAAGDGVAACANYNEGHGKFLAAARNPAAEPGPGAPAPQELGAADMHDLCEVSLTNSVEPAQGEAREGSSQDNPTAQPIVQLLGEMQDHQEHPGLGRNPCVPCFCWAWLPRGRR
- the LOC129050237 gene encoding golgin subfamily A member 8B-like isoform X7, giving the protein MAEETRQSKLAAAKKKLKEYWQRNSPGVPAAAKRNRKANGSSPETATSGGCHSSEASPRQEQAAVLDSRSVKISRLNNTIKSLKQQKKQVEHQLEEEKEANSEKQKAQRELEVQIQRLNIENKKLNTDLHRTKRSLRYFEEESRDLAGRLQRSSQRTGELERALCAVAATQKKPDGFSSRSKALMKMQLEQSIREQILLKRHVTQLKESLKEVQLERDQYALQIKGERAQWQQRMRKMSQEVCTLKEAKKHDTHRVEELERSLSKLKNQMAEPLLPDPPAVPSEVELQDLRKELERVAGELQAQVENNRRINLLNRGQKERLREQEERLQEQQERLREQEKRLQQLAEPQSDYKELNEDKSALQWEQQVKELQEKLGQVTETVTSAQKEPEAAAPASGAGGESVSGETLRALREVMEKLESGLMDLLEEKADLREHVEKLEVRFIQYWRERCHQKVHRLLTEPGGSAKDAAPGGGHHQAGPGQGGGEGEAAGAAGDGVAACANYNEGHGKFLAAARNPAAEPGPGAPAPQELGAADMHGDLCEVSLTNSVEPAQGEAREGSSQDNPTAQPIVQLLGEMQDHQEHPGLGRNPCVPCFCWAWLPRGRR
- the LOC129050237 gene encoding golgin subfamily A member 8B-like isoform X10 translates to MAEETRQSKLAAAKKKLKEYWQRNSPGVPAAAKRNRKANGSSPETATSGGCHSSEASPRQEQAAVLDSRSVKISRLNNTIKSLKQQKKQVEHQLEEEKEANSEKQKAQRELEVQIQRLNIENKKLNTDLHRTKRSLRYFEEESRDLAGRLQRSSQRTGELERALCAVAATQKKPDGFSSRSKALMKMQLEQSIREQILLKRHVTQLKESLKEVQLERDQYALQIKGERAQWQQRMRKMSQEVCTLKEAKKHDTHRVEELERSLSKLKNQMAEPLLPDPPAVPSEVELQDLRKELERVAGELQAQVENNRRINLLNRGQKERLREQEERLQEQQERLREQEKRLQQLAEPQSDYKELKNEDKSALQWEQQVKELQEKLGQVTETVTSAQKEPEAAAPASGAGGESVSGETLRALREVMEKLESGLMDLLEEKADLREHVEKLEVRFIQYWRERCHQKVHRLLTEPGGSAKDAAPGGGHHQAGPGQGGGEGEAAGAAGDGVAACANYNEGHGKFLAAARNPAAEPGPGAPAPQELGAADMHDLCEVSLTNSVEPAQGEAREGSSQDNPTAQPIVQLLGEMQDHQEHPGLGRNPCVPCFCWAWLPRGRR